In Pseudoliparis swirei isolate HS2019 ecotype Mariana Trench chromosome 2, NWPU_hadal_v1, whole genome shotgun sequence, the following are encoded in one genomic region:
- the nifk gene encoding MKI67 FHA domain-interacting nucleolar phosphoprotein: MTESKAGTAPAPAKELLALNPKQETEFKKQVQEAKKNKSSKGGHLDPGVIYVGHLPRGLFEPQLKSYFEQFGKVLRLRLSRSKKTGGSKGYAFIEFECDEVAKIVADTMHNYLMGERLIKCQIIPPEKVHEKLFLHSERKFKRPSFPAVARYNKTRTEEELTKMKDKLLRKEAKLRKRLAAHGIDYDFPGFASQVPPKKKSSDSMDASSCSDGPTPVCTPSVLERRKSTVPDDDDVDDEIILKMPPVGMDDERSSEEEEEEEGDDSEGEEAAAVDAE; the protein is encoded by the exons ATGACTGAGAGTAAAGCAGGGACGGCCCCTGCGCCGGCCAAAGAGCTGCTGGCGTTGAACCCCAAACAAGAAACCGAGTTCAAGAAGCAGGTGCAGGAGGCGAAGAAGAACAAATCTAGCAAG GGGGGGCATTTGGACCCTGGCGTGATTTATGTGGGTCACCTACCACGCGGGCTGTTTGAACCTCAGCTCAAGTCTTACTTCGAACAGTTTGGGAAGGTCCTGAGGCTGCGGCTGTCCCGGAGTAAAAAG ACAGGTGGAAGCAAAGGCTACGCATTCATCGAGTTCGAATGTGATGAAGTCGCCAAAATCGTGGCGGACACCATGCACAATTACCTGATGGGAGAAAGGCTCATCAAAT GTCAAATAATTCCTCCCGAGAAAGTGCacgagaagctgttcctccatTCCGAGAGGAAGTTCAAGAGGCCGTCGTTCCCCGCCGTGGCTCGCTACAACAAGACCCGCACGGAGGAGGAGCTGACCAAGATGAAGGACAAGCTCCTGCGGAAGGAAGCCAAGCTCCGCAAGAGACTGGCGGCGCACGGCATCGACTACGACTTCCCCGGATTC GCTTCCCAGGTGCCcccgaagaagaagtcctctgaTTCCATGGATGCGTCTTCGTGTAGCGAC GGCCCCACGCCGGTCTGCACCCCCTCCGtcctggagaggaggaagtcCACCGTCCCCGACGACGACGACGTAGACGATGAGATCATTCTCAAGATGCCCCCGGTAGGAATGGACGATGAGcgctcctcggaggaggaggaagaggaggaaggcgaTGACTCGGAGGGCGAGGAAGCCGCCGCAGTGGATGCGGagtga
- the si:dkey-219c10.4 gene encoding high affinity cGMP-specific 3',5'-cyclic phosphodiesterase 9A → MATKIIYFTVNGRPEQAEFPVDCSAQDVKDLFRSAAEAGPHDILKLYNPKGNIINISLSLEPNSPDCCYKLEVVAADCNSEPLGAELAGALGYDLSSLEKSSLLVCGLRLQGLEKNILMEAGETPAAVYEMKKQVESFQEKLESVEHLSWLGLFKDLSEGSHKPSPFYHKRTLHKTRAECEHVREKFLQMSSLEMSEEVRQYLKTPTFDNWQWEDAEIMVLLQVMYTDLDFIVSFNIEPEVLQQFLFEVYRRYNNIPFHNFKHCFCVTQMMYGLIWLTDLKSKMDAVDLLVMLTSALCHDLDHTGYNNAYQINARTDLALRYNDISPLENHHCAVAFEILEKTESNIFRNLSMDQYKRIREGIIKCILATDMTRHNEVLNQFKSILPTFDLTNKDHRDVLMMVLIKVSDISNEARPMEVAEPWLDCLLQEFYNQSDKEKLEGLPITPFMDRDKVTKPSSQTGFIRFVLLPLFIELANLFPCLEQHLIDPVRKALDYYTEMEKALEREKQNRAQSDSAVKSPQSAALPEAGPEASEPEPQ, encoded by the exons ATGGCAACAAAAATCATCTACTTCACAGTGAACGGGAGGCCGGAGCAGGCCGAGTTCCCGGTGGACTGCTCGGCCCAGGATGTCAAAG ATCTGTTCCGCTCTGCAGCCGAGGCCGGACCCCACGACATCCTGAAGCTGTACAACCCCAAAGGCAACATCATCAACATCTCCCTGAGTCTGGAGCCCAACAGCCCCGACTGCTGCTACAAGCTGGAGGTGGTGGCCGCCGACTGCAACAGTGAGCCCTTAG GTGCGGAGCTGGCCGGAGCGCTGGGATACGACCTGTCCTCTTTGGAGAAAAG CTCCCTGCTGGTGTGTGGTCTCAGACTGCAGGGCCTGGAGAAGAACATCCTGATGGAGGCTGGAGAGACTCCTGCAGCTGTGTATGAGATGAAGAAGCAGGTGGAGTCCTTCCAGGAGAAACTAGAG AGCGTGGAGCACCTGAGCTGGCTGGGCCTGTTCAAAGACCTGTCGGAGGGCTCGCACAAGCCCTCCCCCTTCTACCACAAGAGGACGCTGCACAAGACCAGGGCGGAGTGCGAGCATGTGCGGGAGAAGTTTCTACAAATGAG CTCCCTGGAGATGTCCGAGGAAGTGAGGCAGTACCTAAAGACCCCCACCTTCGACAACTG gcagtGGGAGGATGCAGAGATCATGGTGCTCCTGCAGGTCATGTACACTGACCTGGACTTCATCGTGTCCTTCAACATCGAGCCGGAGGTCCTGCAGCAGTTCCTGTTCGAGGTCTACAGGAGATACAACAACATCCCCTTCCACAACTTCAAGCACTGCTTCTGCGTCACGCAGATG ATGTACGGTCTGATCTGGCTCACGGACCTGAAGAGCAAGATGGACGCCGTGGACCTGCTGGTCATGCTGACCTCTGCCCTCTGCCACGACCTCGACCACACGGGCTACAACAACGcctaccag ATCAACGCTCGCACCGACCTCGCCCTCCGCTACAACGACATCTCTCCACTGGAGAACCACCACTGTGCCGTAGCCTTTGAGATCCTAGAGAAG ACGGAGAGCAACATCTTCAGAAACCTGTCCATGGATCAGTACAAGCGGATACGAGAAGGGATCATCAA GTGCATCCTGGCCACCGACATGACGCGGCACAACGAGGTGCTCAACCAGTTCAAGTCCATCCtgccgacctttgacctcaccaaCAAGGACCACAGAGACGTG CTGATGATGGTTCTGATCAAAGTGAGCGACATCTCCAACGAGGCGCGGCCCATGGAGGTGGCCGAGCCCTGGCTGGACTGCCTCCTGCAGGAGTTCTACAACCAG AGTGACAAGGAGAAGCTGGAGGGTCTTCCCATCACCCCCTTCATGGACCGGGACAAAGTCACCAAGCCCTCCTCTCAAACTGGCTTCATCAGATTTGTCCTTTTGCCCCTCTTCATCGAGCTGGCCAACCTCTTCCCCTGCTTGGAG CAACACCTCATCGACCCGGTCCGGAAGGCTCTGGATTACTACACGGAGATGGAGAAGGCTCTGGagagggagaaacagaaccgggctCAGAGTGACAGCGCCGTGAAGAGCCCACAGAGCGCAGCTCTCCCGGAGGCCGGGCCCGAAGCCTCGGAACCAGAACCACAGTGA